Proteins from a single region of Parasedimentitalea psychrophila:
- a CDS encoding SMP-30/gluconolactonase/LRE family protein, translating into MTRAQVFSDTACTLGEGPLWHPERKQLFWFDILSKQLLNRDAKGEHIWRFDDCVSAAGWVDFETLLMAAETGLYRFDIPSGQRELVVPLEADNPLTRSNDGRADPWGGFWIGTMGFNAEPGAGAIYRFYRGELKQLVGDITISNAICFAPDRSCAYYTDTADGRILRQPLDQADGWPLGDPEVFLDFSGEDFGPDGAVVDAEGCFWNAQWGAGRVARYSASGALLSVWPLPPAQTTCPAFGGPGLTTLFVTSAAVDSNDAQAGQTFCIATDVTGQREYQVIL; encoded by the coding sequence ATGACGCGGGCTCAGGTCTTTAGCGACACGGCCTGCACCCTGGGCGAAGGCCCCCTGTGGCACCCCGAGCGCAAGCAATTGTTCTGGTTCGATATCCTGTCCAAGCAGCTGTTGAACCGCGACGCGAAAGGCGAGCACATCTGGCGCTTTGATGATTGTGTCTCAGCCGCCGGTTGGGTGGATTTTGAGACCCTGTTGATGGCCGCCGAGACCGGGCTGTATCGGTTCGATATCCCCAGTGGCCAGCGCGAACTTGTGGTGCCACTGGAGGCTGACAACCCGTTAACCCGGTCAAACGATGGCCGCGCCGATCCCTGGGGCGGGTTCTGGATTGGCACCATGGGGTTCAACGCTGAACCCGGTGCCGGCGCGATCTATCGGTTTTATCGCGGCGAACTGAAACAGCTTGTCGGTGACATCACCATCAGCAACGCGATTTGCTTTGCCCCAGATCGGTCTTGCGCCTATTACACCGATACCGCCGATGGACGCATCCTGCGGCAACCCCTGGATCAGGCTGATGGCTGGCCGCTAGGTGACCCTGAGGTGTTTCTGGATTTCTCGGGCGAGGATTTTGGCCCGGATGGCGCCGTGGTAGATGCCGAGGGCTGTTTCTGGAATGCCCAATGGGGCGCCGGGCGCGTTGCGCGATACTCGGCCAGCGGCGCGTTGCTGTCAGTCTGGCCCCTACCGCCCGCACAGACCACCTGCCCTGCCTTTGGTGGGCCGGGTCTGACCACGCTGTTTGTCACCTCGGCCGCTGTAGACAGCAATGATGCGCAGGCCGGCCAAACCTTTTGCATTGCCACCGACGTCACCGGGCAAC